From one Gracilinanus agilis isolate LMUSP501 chromosome 5, AgileGrace, whole genome shotgun sequence genomic stretch:
- the RAC2 gene encoding ras-related C3 botulinum toxin substrate 2, whose translation MHLSILTKPGNNMRFDNYSANVMVDSKPVNLGLWDTAGQEDYDRLRPLSYPQTDVFLICFSLVSPASYENVRAKWYPEVRHHCPSTPIILVGTKLDLRDDKDTIEKLKEKKLTPITYPQGLALAKEIDSVKYLECSALTQRGLKTVFDEAIRAVLCPQPTRQQKRPCSLL comes from the exons ATGCACCTCTCCATTTTGACCAAGCCAGGAAACAACATGAG GTTTGATAACTATTCAGCCAATGTGATGGTTGACAGCAAACCAGTGAACCTGGGACTGTGGGATACAGCTGGGCAGGAGGACTATGACCGTCTTCGACCTCTTTCTTATCCCCAAACA gATGTCTTCTTGATCTGTTTCTCCCTCGTGAGCCCAGCTTCCTATGAGAATGTTCGTGCAAAG TGGTATCCTGAGGTTCGGCATCATTGCCCCAGCACCCCCATTATCCTCGTGGGCACCAAATTGGATCTTCGTGATGACAAGGACACCATTGAGAAGTTGAAGGAAAAGAAGCTAACACCTATCACATATCCACAGGGCCTCGCCCTCGCCAAGGAAATCG ACTCTGTGAAGTATCTGGAGTGTTCTGCCCTTACTCAGCGTGGACTGAAAACTGTCTTTGATGAGGCCATCCGGGCAGTTCTTTGCCCCCAGCCCACCCGACAGCAGAAACGCCCCTGCAGTCTACTCTAG